The Prunus dulcis chromosome 3, ALMONDv2, whole genome shotgun sequence genome segment CATTGTTTGAGAAAATCACACTAATTCCTTCTCTGTAGcttcaaataaaaatgggaAGTGAGTTCTCCACCACAAGTTGCAATAAAGGAGTTGATGACATAAACCAAAACAATAGGAGTTTAATCTCACGGCAAATGTAAAATGAGTTTATACCTCTTGAAACTCTCTGACCAactctttccctctctgttAAGAAGACACACCAATTTCTTCCCTATTTGAGAAAATTGAACAGACCCTTCTTTTCTCAGTTTGAGTATGCTGCATcgaaagcaaagaaaaaaagagaggaaattaGTTGTTGCAAatgacaaagaagaaaatatggtGTTGGGAAGATTgctttgtgttgtgttgtttgCATACAGAtagagcaagaagaagaggagaagtcatcaaataaaaaaagagaaagaaagtttGAATCCCTCATATTGTGTTTGTGTGCATACAgacaaaacaaaggaaaagttgCCTACCCCGTTTGGAAGATGGCTTTGTGTTATGTTTGTTTGCATACATactaaacaaaaagaagaaaaaaggaagtcagcaaaaagaaagaaaaagaagaagcatgtGCCTCTTTAGGTCCCTAGGCTGGTTTTCAATTAAAGTTGTTGTCTACTTTGactgaaggaaaaaaaaaaaaaaaagatgctATTTTATGAAACTCTTGGCTGTGTGGCCTGACAAAGAGAAAGGTCATGCATACTTTTTGTTGTGAAAACAAAGATGACTCTCTAAGAAGGTCTGATAAGGAAGCAAAGGAAAATTGGTCTATGGATTCTTGGTCATGAAGTAATTGTTTCCTAAGTCAATCAACACTACAATTCCTTCACGGCTTCAATACCTGAAGTCCTAATGCCATTGTGACTGGTTTAGCTAAAAGGGATGAGCTTCACACTGATGATCAGTCATGGGCCAACTGATAAAAAATGTCAAGGCCCAAAAACAGCCCAAAATATTTAATGagttattcaaataaacactCATTAAATTTACAGCGGACCAAATAATTTTAAACTCTTTAAAGCCATAGTTGGGTCCAAATGTAAATGTCAATTATAGAAAATTAGTGGATTCATCAAAATttctcattattattttttttcttggacattgacaataagaaaaatgatacaaaaccatccaatttttctcATAGGCCATTTACCTATGAAAATCTCTAAATTGTCTCAAAgatacaaattctaaattagtGGGCCATACTTACGCATTAATTTCCAAACTTTGGAACTATGTTGGTTTGATCTCGTCATGGATACGTAAGCAGTCTAGCATCCCACTAGACGAAACCgcaaccaaatttgaatctgGTTCTCTTAACCAAATTCCCTCAAACACTTTTTCCAAGAGGAATGAATCATTCACTCATTGCAATTccgaactacgttggtttgatccaTTCGAAAaggtacgtaggcaatctagaaCTCAATTTATATATAACCCCCCAAATCTTAAATCCAAACAGATCCCTAGTTTATTCTTAACCAAATTCGCCCCAAACACAATTTCATATTGAATCCCTAgtttattcagctaaatttACTCAAACACTCCTCaatacaattcaaatcaaattttccttgcaatgagtcatttattcattgcaattctttgaactacgagtggtTTGATTCCTGTAAGGGATACGTAAGCACCTTGATGTTGGACTTAGGAGCAGTCATAAAACcaaacacacacgttctgtttctttatgataaATCAAAGGGTGTTTTCTTGAAGCAAgtgattgtaattaagagacacCGCTTCTTGAATGGGTagaacctaaaataataagaCCTCATTATTTAAatagtggtggtgaaattatgttgggaggttcacatttttcttcaacaatcATCTTCTGTGTTTTGGGAAACTCCTCGCCGAGCGCATTTCTGAGATGTTTTTGTTCCCACAAAGCAGAAAACGTGGCCCCAAAACATTACTGAACGACACCTAAATTTTCTAGTCCTCACTTAGACTTAAAATGTAAACAACTTATATATTAGAATAATTATAGTGTAGTACGATAATACTGttcacgtgttataatataaataattatttattaatactaTTTTCTAATTAGGAGAAGTATACTATGTCGTCTACCCATTATGACACATATTTACAATATATGCTACTTTAACTGTAGGATTCTATAATTCTCCATATATCGGTGGTGGTGAAGCACTAAGCTTTTGTAACACCAAACGTATGTAACTaggaaaattaataaattattatccCATTTGTTTGTGCTGGATTAGCGCACTGGATTGGCTTCAAATGGCCCAATCTTGTTTTTGCCGGTTGCAATGGGGACATTTATCCAGCCCACCACCATTTATcaatctttttaaaataaagtcacGTGCGGCCCACATATTTGTTTCCCTACCTACCTGAGACTCAGAAGAGAAGCaaatattcattttcttttgtctgtGAGTCGGGTGCgcccaaaacccattaataATCTAAAGAGGATGAtggtcttcttcttgttggtgGTCCTTTCCACACAAGCTCCCAAATGTTTTGTTGCTCCACTTTTACATCAGAGCCAAAATGCACTCGACCATATGTTAATTTGACTATATTTACATATCAAATACTCTaatctataatttttttatacaagcaaaCACAACTCGAAATCATTCTAATTTACGAGAAAGGGAACTCGAACTTAAGTACAAAGAGGCGGGCTAACCCACGCAAACTCTAATCTAATTGAGCACATATTTATATTGGTTCTAGTGCACATTACAATATCTGATGCATGGCTTGCATGGGTCAAATGTGGGTCTGATTTCTTTTCAGGTCTTGACTAATTTACCACCatagaaaaaaggaaataaaacgTGTACAAATTGAGGAGCTCAGTCAGAATTTAGGGCGCATAATTGAGAAGCTCAGCTCCCTTGGTCATGTATACGTCTGTGCTGTCCAATACcgaccaaaacaaaaagttattGTTGCCATTCAAAGCTTCCAAccacaaaaaatcaaaattgggCTCAGCAGAAAATATCCGAAAGATGACCGTTGGACCCAAAAGTCAAAAAAGCTAGACAACTCAGAATTCAAATAGAGCAGGCAAGGCAACCCATTCCGTGTATGATCATGATATATTCACAAGCCTCTCTTTGTCTGAGAGTTCTTGGAAACACACAGAAAAACTGATTGTAGCAGGAAAGCGGTCCACAGCAAAAGGACTTGTTGAATCTTGTCAGGCTGAAGCTGACACAATAATGCATTGCATTTTTCATACCACCCATcaatatatattaatgacTCATTTGACTGAAATATTGCCATCCCAAAACATTGAATGGCTTCTTTCTTTCATCACTGCATAAAGATGAAACTGATACATCTATTGCTTCTTTCTGTTGGCaattcatttaaattgaagtAGCTTTTCTGATCCGTTGAGAACAGCACAATGCAAATAGGACCACATTGTAAGTTTATTAGGACCATTCTTGAGTGAGAGTGTGCAAGGAGAAGCTAGACTGAGAaggaaattattttcaaaaggaTGCTGCTTTCCTCCTTCCTTTCCTGTAAGGAGATATACGAATCATAGTTCGAagcatgaaaaaataatttatcaaaaacacaaaaaacactTAGGGCACACATGTCACACTGGCAAAAATGTAAGAGCTTCTACTTACATGGTAAGAAAGGGAAATATTTCCCTTTTCAAAATGCAAATATCAATTTCCATATTGGGTATCTGTATTTTGTAAGATTTCTGTTAAAATGCAGGTCCAACAATTTATAAATCAATCCTACCACAAGACATGCTAACTTCATTATAGTTCATCAAAACCTGAACCTGGTTGCAAAACACACTTTAGGAGACAAAGCATTATAGGTTAAACTGAAGCTGTCAGCTAGTGCATGTAAAGAGAATTgaaaaaagcaacaaaatgGGGCAGCCATCATTCTACTGTAACAAATAGCAAGACGTACAACTGCATAAAGATAAAAAGAGAAccatcatcattcatcatcattaattcaattctttgttttctgaCAGAAAATGAGAtgacttaaaaataaaattaatgaaaaaataaataaagtaatgGGAGTTGTTCACCATCTGAAGAACAGTAATCAACTGATAATAGAAAGGGAAGAAATTACAATAAGTATGAAATACACAGCCCCACTGATCCCCAAGAAACATATGTACAAAAGAGCCTagctcactctctctctctctctctctctctctctctgaaaatTCCCTGCTTATGGAGTTGGGAGCACCTCTATTAATTCTTCAAGTATCAGGATCCAATGCTTCATGATCAAAATGGGCTATCTCCAATCGAAATCCTCTCTTaaatttagaattaaaaaaaaaaaaaaaaaactttggatGTATACTGATGGGCTACTGAAACCTACTCTGGCACGTGAGGAAGGAATCATTCATCAAGATCATGCGTTTGCCAGTCCTATGCATGAGTTGTCTCAGATATTTGACTCTCCAGATCCCCTGGCTTGTTTCCCACGTCAGCTGAGATAGAGTTTTCCTTCACAGATTCAATATCCATGCTGGTCGTACGACTCTTTCTATTCCTTCGATCCTGAAGTGTACAAGTTCAAAATAAGATTCATAAGATCACCCAAATTTTGATGAGCATGGGAACGAATAGCAGGACAATTTGGTCGCTACATCTAGCAAAATGGGAAAGAAAACAGAGGGACATGAGGCAATAACGAAGTTAGCTAGGAAAGGAGTTTTTTCAGTTTAAAAGACTAAAACTGACAATTATTTCGAATAAGTAAAGCCAAGCCATTTGTGGTACTAAACTAGTCAACTCACAAATCCAGAACAATTCAAAGGAAGAATACCAAAGCTATGCAACTCAACCAAAGTGAACATTAGTCCCAAATTGGGGTCTAAAGTTCACCGCTCCACTATATAAGGCCATTTCTCTGCAACATCTTCTAAagaacaaacacaaattcCTAAAGGAAATTGCACCTACTCCGCATTTAGATAAGTAGTCTTATTGTTTCATGAAAACGGAtggaataaaataaagcaacaAAACTTATTTCCAGGGTAAGATGAAGATTAGAACCTCGCGAAATGGGTATTCATCAGCTTCAAGCATACGTACAACCTGGCTCATTTTGGGTCTGTTCTCTGCATCATGATCAACACACCTTAGTGCAACCAAAAGGGCACGTTTTAAGGCACGTGTACTGGGTTTAACTTCAAGGTTTGGATCCACAACATCCTCTGATCTTCTTGCACCTACCATCAATTTTAGCCACTCAACTAGATTGACCTGCCATGAGTATTAAGAAATGCTTCTCAAAAATCTGTACATAATAATAAAGCTTTTGATAATCAGTAAGAACCATGCATCATGAGGATGAGAATGAGAAAGAGTGAGAGGATTGCTGAAGGAAGTCACTATCAAAAATAGTAAACAATGGTTTTGAAATTCTGAACCTCATTAGCAGGTCGGCCATAGTCCACAGGGTCCCTTCCCGTAACTGCTTCAAGCAGGAGGACACCAAAGCTGTAGATGTCGCTCTTCTCATTTAACAAGCCAGTATTAGCATATTCTGGTGCCACATAACTGCATGATGAACCAAAATTTATGGTCCAATCAGAAGATACTTCGcagataaattataataggttaaaaatataagaatttACATACCCAAAAGTCCCCATCACTCTAGTTGTGATGTGACTTTCACCTGAACCCAAGAGTTTGGCCAATCCAAAATCAGAAACCTTGGCATTGAACtcatcatcaatcaaaatgtTGCTTGATTTTATATCTCTGTGGACAACTTTTGGTTCTATAGCTTCATGTAGATAAGAAAGCCTGCAATTCATATGTAAGTCATTTGTCCATTGGTTGGgatacaaaaattaaataagaaaactatCATATAAAACACATTTCAGTGAAAGATAAAAACTTACGCTTTAGCAGTACCAAGAATCACCTTCATGCGGGCCTCCCAAGTAAGGGTGCCATGTTGGCGCATGGCCCCATGTAGCCATTGTTCTAGGTTGCCATTGTTCACATATTCATATACCAGCATCCTGTGCAAATTGCAACACATTGCAACTTagcaagaacaagaaaaactgAACCCAAAACACAAATGTGAAGCTATACGCTAGGCAGAAAGAGAGGGGAACATTAGACAGAAGCCCTCCTAATGTGAAAATAGTAGACACGCCCAAGTCATTAGGAAAAATAtaagtaatttaatattaaaataaaaggttaaTAATACCTGTGAACCCCTTCTATGCAGTAGCCCAAGAGCCGCACAAGATTTTTATGCCGAACATGACCTATGGCCTCCACTTCAACCCTAAATTCTTTCTCCGCCTGCCCCCTGTATACCAGATCAAAAAAGCAActattagaaaagaaaaagaaatttatagGTTTCCTGAAAGCACGGTGATAACAAAGATGGTGCATTTGAGTTTATATCCTTACAAATTATTTAAGAGCTTTTTCACTGCCACATCAGTTCCATTGATCAGCCTGCCCTTGTAAACAACCCCATATCCACCCTCTCCAAGCACATTTTCTGCAGAAAAACGATTTGTAGCAAACTGCAGATCCCTAAGAGTAAACCAGTGGCCCCACCCAAGATGAGAAACTTCTGGCAAGCCAATTAAAGGAGAGGCTGTTACAAGTCCTCCATATGACAATGATGACTGCTTTCGCACATTCCCAGAGCTTCCTTCTTCCCCTGACTGTGAACTACATGCCCTCTCATGATGATAAATTGAGCTGCACTGACTCATGTTATCAGGATCGCTTGATTTGCTCATGCCTAAATGGACTAACATCTTCTCTGAATTCTTATCACTTGCTTTCTCAGGTActgaaagaaataaattatcaGGGTGATCGTGGGTACTCTGAGCCCCAACCTTATCAACATTGATATCTTTAGAGATATTTGGTATTTGGGTGACTGGGAATTTGTCCAGTGATCTTCGAGATTTCCTCCGAAATGTAACCCATATAGATAAGAAACATAGGATTGAAACAATAAATGCGCCAACACATATACCAATTACAACCCATAGttttaaacccaaaaatcctATCTTCTTCGATAATTCCGCATTCAAAGAACTTCCGGATGACATTCTTATCCTCTGGATGCTATATATTGAACTTGGCTTGGTGTTCTAACTTTCAGtgccagaaaaaaaaaaaatttaagacaTTCCAACCTGGACATGAGAAACAAATCATGTAACTCAAAGCACGTGAAAAGGGTCGCAGATATCTGAGATTTCTAATTTGTAAGATGTGATTTTGCTGAAAAAAATGCAGGTTTATTATTGGCAATACTAGTTAATATGTCTTTAGCTAATCCATCGCATCCTATTCCTATGTAacactcaaattccataattGATGAATAGATAATCCTGCAAAATTCAATCTGGAAATACTAGATTCTTAACTgtcttcaaatattaatcatatTAAAGAAGAACCAAAGGTGCCCAAAAGTAAGTAGAATCCGATACAATAACTGAGAAGATTGatgctttattatttttaaaagtttaagAAGCTTGATTACACTGGCATTAATGGTTTCACAAGCAAACAGTGAGTGAATACCAGATAAAACGCCGGCAACACTATAAATTTCAGATTCCATGTATAAAGCGAGCACATGCCCATGAACCACcaacatataaaaattaaattccaaGTCTTCATAAAAGAGAAAGGGAAAATCTAAAACAGCATCACTTATGATCCAAGCAAGAGACCAATAAAGAGAAATGTGAGTGAGTCTGTGTAAAAAGTGTTTCAAAGAAGAAAGCATTTACCTTTGTAGCGATCTAAGCTAGCCCCCTTGATCTTCCTCCTTGAGAACccagagaagaaaagaaggggCTTCTTTTTGAACCAAGACAGACTCAATGAGCATAGATAGGCCAATGCAGACCTGAAATAACTCGAACCCACCAAAACCCAGATGTCGAAAAAGGAAAGGTTTCCAGAGGAGTAGTTTACAAGTAGAGGGGGATGTGTCCTCAAGTGGGCCAAAAAGAATTCAGAGaagcataaaaataaaaataaataaattaagaggaaaagaaaaaataaggaGAGGCAAGCCAGACAAAAATCTAATCTTTCAAGAGAAGGGGAGAGAAAATGGAAATGTGGGggaaggggagagagaaaggaaaggaagacgtgaatttatatatgtaaaatatGGGGTGGATTTTAGAGGagcacaaaagaaaaggtggGTAAAATGGTTGGTGGGTGTTTTGTCTGTGTGAAGAAGAGGGGCCTCCAAAGCAAGCTGGAAAGGAAGCTTGGCTTGGTTTGCAATGGAGGAAACcagagaatgagagagagacagagagagaaacagtaaagaaaaagcaaaactgAGGTGAACAGAGATGGGGCATTTATAGCTGgttaagaaaacaaattgattAAGCCAACAAAAGTAAAGTGGAATAcatgtagagagagagagagtcaacCCAAAACTAAAACAGGAGGGAACTGCAAATCTAGCTTGCCCTAAGGTTTAGTTACCAAACTGCCCTCATGTCTTAAAGCAAATCctgtttgaaatgaaatcttaaaatatttaactttCAGGGAAGACAGAGACTGTAATAGCCTGTTATTGAATGCTTAGCAACTGACAGACAAATTGGAGGTGTGATGGAGGTCCATAAAACTTAGCTCCAGAGACTAAAatagatttttgtttttattaattaagcaTTAACAACCTTGATTACTTTCACAATAAACTATCttcctttccctttttttttttcttttggtagaAATGAACAACACACCATATGCTTGCTTTACCAGATGAAAAGCTTTGTTGTAGGCTTGTAGCTGTAACACCTCCACATTTTTTGGAGTTCTTATCATTTCAATTAATTACTTTTATAGTAAGAAAAGCATTTGTCCttctttttggtaaataatttTCAACCATTTGTCTAGGTTAGGTGATTGGATCAAACTTCTATTTATATGGATAAGGTAATATTTTGTTGCTAAAAATAATGCCTTAACTCTTGCTTTACAAACCATTTAGAATGTATACTTGGAAAACaataacataatttttttaaaaaatgaatatgcCTATGCATTTGCATTGCACACACATTCTTGAATGAtatatttgataaaaaaaagaagaaaagaaaactaatgAATTTAAATGTCAATAATCAAAGTCAGCATTGTTAGGCCCctcaaattcaaagaaaatttaacaTACCATGGGTGGAATTTTGACCTTTTACATAAAGTAATTTCATTATTAGAATAGAAGGGTAAACGAGACTCCAAATGCGTAgacatttattttttcagatgaaataaatcatgaatttttttttttaatatatgaaACGAGCATGTGAATTGTACCCCATGAAAAAACATATTGTCTAATACGGTACGGTGAGCATCATTTGTGCTTCTCACATCGCTCCGTGAACACTCCAATGAATGCATTAGTGTAAATGCATtgttttttaacaaaaaacatACGTAAATAAGACTACCTTGTACGTAATAGTCATAAATctatataaattttctttaagttAATGTTTGTATGTATGTATCTTCACCCTTTTTgtgaaaattaatattaatttgttcTAGCGATACAAATTTGTTGATGATGTCACATGTGGTTTTAAGCCTTCAGATTAAGATTTTGAAGAATCCTTGTGATAAATTTTGGTCACACTATAATCCATAAGATGGATTGCCGAATCTAAGTAAAATTATATCTGTATCTCGAGAATTCTTCTTGTTATAAATTTGGGTTaatcaataatttaaaacagGGATGTCCAAATCTTAGTAAATTTATATATGAGAAGTATCCCAATAGTTCTCCTTGTGATAAATCTTTGTCACTCTATAATCCAAAAAATGGATTACAGAATCTGAGTAAATTTATCTCCATATCTCAAGAATTTGATGTAGAGCTATCAAGATAAGGATTTCAATAATTGATGTAATTCAAAAAGAGGAACCACTATAGATATAGATGCATTACCAAATCTGAGTAAATTTATGCTTATCcaactttatatttttttaaaattcatggAAAGGTATAATTATATGAGTTTTgacaaaaccaacaaaattatttaaaaacatGTTGCAACGGTTCtgaagggtaaaattgtcaaTTAGAACTTGATTATTTGACTAAACCTAACCCTGTAAACTTTTGACAGAGTAATTATAGTTTATGATAAACAAATGTGCCTTTCTTGATTACCATCATGGCTTGGGACTTGGGGTCTCATAAAGCCCCCAATTGGGAGAAGGAACAGAGTCTTTGATTTGAAGTCTAActtttgattaaaaataaattaaaatattttggggACATTTTATTATGCTAACCCAAAACTTTAAAGTAAACCTATTGGATTGGGCCTTTCCCAAagggttaaaaaaaaaaaagaagcaaccAATTAGATTCATCTCAAAGGGCCCACATCAGAAATCTGTGAGgccaaattttgatttgaatgGCCAATCCCATTCTTCCAATTGTTCTAAATCATGTGCTTTCACTTCCTTTCCATTAGCCTGTAATGGATTAGACCAAAATGGATATGATTTCCCACTGCACGTGCATGTCACGTGAGATGACATtgatatgacataaatgaccCCCTTAACTTTCTAGTCAGCAGGCTCGAATCTAAGCTCGTTTTACTTTCTGTGTCACCTTCTTTTCAGCCATTGCTgtaaaatggtattttattttaaattaattcatctattaaaaagaatttgttaACTGTGTGTGTGGGGAGTGGAGGAGGAATATTTTTCATGCTTCGGGGCATGGGGAAGCAATTTGCACCATAGAAGACAAATTTCTGCATATTCTATCTCGGACTTATAAATTTGGAtaagttatatatattcacAGATTTGAACTGCTAAAACCTGGAAGTTGTCCATGCACTACTTCACAGATGAAATCCTGTTAAAGCTTAACACTTGAGGTGTTGAGGTATTGAATTCTCGCATGTTTGATCTCTTTGCATGTGGAAGTTaagcattttctttttgccatATGAACAGCAAATAGTGGAAGTAACTCATACAATCAAAAGTTCgctcttttatattttcaactGCTAGGGTGCTTATGGTTGATGAAACAATTGTTAGGATATAATCAGTAGCAAAATTACGAAATCTGTATAAATgtgcaaatataaattaagtaCATAATACTGACTTTTATTGAAAATAGAGGCTTGCGTATTCGCAATGTCCTAAAGACAGAAGTTCGCCTCTTCTCAGTGCTTGAAGTTTAACAGGCGTCTATCTCCCAGGATTCAACTATCTATAATTCAAGGGGCTAggtatatttcttttattttccagAGACCCCAAGGCTCAAGCCCAAGTCttgattatttaaatattaatcaaGTAAGCCAACTATGATAGTCTTCACTACCAAGCCCGTCAGCCCACcaatctttatttaattgatgttATAGTTTCATGCTTATAAAGTATATggaaccttttgttttcttcaatgtAGGACATTTGCtttcaaacttccaacaacaATAACATTCACTCTACATTCCCTCACATggtctgattttttttcttcttctctttattgGAGTGGCTCATGTTGTTCACAATACAAATGTAAACTTTGCAGCTGCTCTAATTGTGACAAGAAAGGAAACATGGCGTAGAAGGGCAATCTGAAATCAGGTGCAAGAATTTTGTTCTCCCACcaaaattctcataaacaGTCACATAATATCTCTTATCGTAGGCAGCGAAGATGTTGACGCCAAAAAATGGAAGACCACCATAGGACTCAACTTAGAAGTGATTATTTCTTCGGTCTTGTGGGGCCTTCGACAGAGGGGAGAGTAATCTGCAAAGAGAAGGGAAAGACCAAGGTTGTTGGACTCCTTATAAAGAAAGGATTTTTGAATTCCAAATTGCTGCTGGACTCCTCATAAAGAAAGAATATGATTTATCTCTTTGTTTCCTTGTTGATCAAGAATGCTCAAGGGATTAAAACTCAAATCACTCCCCTTGTGCCGGACCCCctatttaatttcttcttctctttggCTTGCGGCAAGGATAAGAGACAAAAGAGAGAGGCTTTGCAcgttgtgtgagagagagagagagagagagagagagagatagccGATTGCGCCCCCTGAGAAGCCGAGGCCAGGTCAATTTTTATTTCGATGGCCAGCTGACCGATTCTACTAAGCCAAGGCCAGCCACCAAGTTCATTTTACTGTAGTCGTAGGTTGACCAGCTAAAAGTGGGGTATTCTCCTCCATGTTGGTCTTGATTTGTGgctattatctttttcttctttttacaGTTGCTTTGACACCATGTCGTTTGATGAAGGAAGCCGATCGTCTAACTCACAAGCTCCATTATAtatgcttggtggctcttatGCCTATAGGAAAAGATTCATAACCAACCTGTATTGCGTCACTAATGAGGCACAATTTCAGAGATGATGATCTCAGTTTTCTGCAGCTGTTCCTACTGGTGTGAATGTGAGTTTGGCTAAACCGTTCTCTAAGGTTGCGGATCGTATGGACCTGTATAATCCAAATGCGAGGATAATCACAT includes the following:
- the LOC117622179 gene encoding probable receptor-like protein kinase At2g42960, translated to MSSGSSLNAELSKKIGFLGLKLWVVIGICVGAFIVSILCFLSIWVTFRRKSRRSLDKFPVTQIPNISKDINVDKVGAQSTHDHPDNLFLSVPEKASDKNSEKMLVHLGMSKSSDPDNMSQCSSIYHHERACSSQSGEEGSSGNVRKQSSLSYGGLVTASPLIGLPEVSHLGWGHWFTLRDLQFATNRFSAENVLGEGGYGVVYKGRLINGTDVAVKKLLNNLGQAEKEFRVEVEAIGHVRHKNLVRLLGYCIEGVHRMLVYEYVNNGNLEQWLHGAMRQHGTLTWEARMKVILGTAKALSYLHEAIEPKVVHRDIKSSNILIDDEFNAKVSDFGLAKLLGSGESHITTRVMGTFGYVAPEYANTGLLNEKSDIYSFGVLLLEAVTGRDPVDYGRPANEVNLVEWLKLMVGARRSEDVVDPNLEVKPSTRALKRALLVALRCVDHDAENRPKMSQVVRMLEADEYPFREDRRNRKSRTTSMDIESVKENSISADVGNKPGDLESQISETTHA